The Mangifera indica cultivar Alphonso chromosome 8, CATAS_Mindica_2.1, whole genome shotgun sequence genome has a window encoding:
- the LOC123222493 gene encoding isoprene synthase, chloroplastic-like, whose product MVSELLCLQHPCSLLNKPSTFYTPHKHNDRHGSAMTFKVWCSATTQNSQLTINRRSANFQPTTWNYDTLQSLTNAQLDEEYESRGKKLEEKVRGMLNNEKTELLSILELIDDIQRLGLGYRFKKDTKKALDRIDMSWDDNVKEENRLHATALRFRLFRQHGYNISQDVFKTFVDHEGNYMPCFKKDVKGLISLYEASYLAFEGEYLLEDAQKFAKTHLIELKTNTDPVTSELITQTLGLPLQRKIERLEARCYIESYSKRYDANYLLVELSQLDFNRVQSIYQKDAKDMTRWWKEVDLASKLTFARDRLMECYFWAVGMAPEPQFRNCRKVVTKMFAFVTTIDDIYDVYGTLDELELFTKAVERWDLNCVNELPDYMKLCFLALYNSVNEMGYETLKEYGVNSIPYLTKAWADLCKAFLQEAKWIYNKYTPTFEEYLDNAWRSSSGPLLLVHSYFSLNKSITKEGLDYLEKYHNLLRWPSIIFRLCNDLSTSKDELERGETASSILCYMKETGASEELACEEIWKLIDKTWREMNKDATDKPPLPEAFVETAINLARISHCQYQHGDGHGAPDGTAKNRVLSIIINPISVLKPKVASQ is encoded by the exons ATGGTTTCTGAGCTTTTATGCTTGCAACACCCTTGCTCCTTGCTCAACAAACCTAGTACATTTTATACGCCACACAAGCACAATGATCGTCATGGCAGCGCCATGACTTTCAAGGTTTGGTGTTCAGCCACCACTCAAAATTCCCAATTAACAATTAACCGACGCTCAGCCAATTTTCAGCCAACCACTTGGAATTATGACACCTTGCAGTCCTTGACAAATGCTCAACTG GACGAAGAATACGAGAGTCGGGGAAAGAAGCTCGAGGAGAAGGTTAGGGGTATGCTGAACAATGAAAAGACAGAGTTGCTGAGTATCCTTGAACTGATTGATGACATTCAGAGATTAGGTTTAGGATACAGGTTCAAGAAAGACACAAAGAAAGCTCTTGATAGAATTGACATGTCGTGGGACGATAATGTGAAAGAAGAAAACAGACTCCATGCTACTGCTCTCAGATTCAGGCTATTTAGGCAACATGGCTATAACATCTCTCAAG ATGTCTTTAAGACTTTTGTGGACCACGAAGGTAATTACATGCCATGCTTTAAAAAGGATGTGAAAGGATTGATAAGTTTGTACGAGGCTTCGTATCTTGCCTTTGAAGGAGAATATCTCTTGGAGGACGCCCAAAAATTTGCAAAAACACATCTTATTGAACTCAAGACAAACACGGATCCGGTAACGTCAGAACTTATTACTCAGACTTTGGGGCTTCCGTTGCAACGTAAAATCGAAAGGCTTGAAGCTCGGTGTTATATCGAATCCTACAGTAAAAGATACGATGCAAATTACTTGCTAGTTGAACTTTCCCAGCTAGATTTCAACAGAGTTCAATCAATTTACCAAAAAGATGCTAAAGATATGACAAG GTGGTGGAAGGAAGTTGATCTAGCAAGCAAGTTGACATTTGCCAGGGACAGACTTATGGAATGCTACTTTTGGGCCGTTGGAATGGCTCCTGAGCCACAATTTAGAAATTGCCGTAAAGTGGTAACAAAGATGTTTGCATTTGTAACTACCATTGATGACATCTATGATGTATACGGCACTTTGGACGAATTAGAGCTTTTCACAAAAGCAGTAGaaag ATGGGATCTCAATTGTGTGAACGAACTTCCAGACTACATGAAATTATGCTTCTTAGCACTCTACAACAGCGTTAATGAGATGGGATATGAAACTCTAAAAGAATATGGAGTTAACAGTATTCCGTATCTAACAAAAGCG TGGGCTGATTTGTGCAAAGCATTTTTACAAGAAGCAAAATGGATTTACAACAAATATACGCCAACGTTTGAGGAATATCTTGACAATGCATGGCGATCATCATCAGGGCCGTTACTTCTTGTTCATTCCTACTTTTCATTGAATAAGAGTATCACCAAGGAGGGACTTGACTATTTGGAAAAATACCATAATCTCTTGCGTTGGCCATCAATTATTTTTCGACTTTGCAATGATCTTAGCACTTCTAAG GATGAGCTGGAGAGAGGTGAAACCGCTTCTTCTATACTATGCTATATGAAAGAAACTGGTGCGTCCGAGGAACTTGCTTGTGAAGAAATATGGAAGCTAATTGACAAAACCTGGAGAGAAATGAACAAGGATGCAACTGATAAGCCTCCACTTCCAGAGGCTTTTGTAGAAACAGCTATTAACCTTGCTCGTATATCCCATTGCCAATACCAGCATGGAGACGGGCATGGTGCTCCTGATGGTACAGCAAAGAACAGAGTCCTATCAATAATAATCAATCCTATTTCAGTATTAAAACCAAAAGTAGCATCACAATAA